Proteins from one Bacteroidota bacterium genomic window:
- a CDS encoding glycosyltransferase family 4 protein translates to MKKIAHYAPNLWAKGGIATYVRRLGEAQTAAGMDVVYFSRDPAHAEGRNDTEIVADDAALFARCKALSCDILHLHKPVYLLPEDRVTTVRTMHGNQGSCPTGTRFLARSSQPCKRHYSVAGCFMTHLTERCGSLKVAKIKRNFGGIKNEFRLGAAVHTFTVSHFLKDWMVRTGFDESMLHVLNSPAPDRPAPTQDIPNSDKPRFAFLGRLVPQKGVPWLLRALKLVKSDIHVDIAGDGPLHAELEAYCKRNDLQDIVTFHGWVDQQQVRQIMADARGIVFPSVWEEPAGLITLEAAAAGRPVIASKAGGIPEYALDEFSLLVSPNNDQQLAEAIDRLAGDHDLAVRMGACGLRNAKDRYSMSRCFASQKNDVVTLFHLVCVARMLKNS, encoded by the coding sequence GTGAAAAAGATAGCACATTACGCACCTAATCTGTGGGCCAAAGGAGGTATTGCTACCTATGTGCGCCGGCTTGGCGAAGCACAGACGGCAGCCGGGATGGACGTCGTTTACTTCTCGCGCGATCCTGCGCATGCAGAAGGACGCAATGATACAGAAATTGTGGCTGATGACGCTGCGCTGTTTGCGCGATGCAAGGCCCTTTCCTGCGATATCCTTCATTTACACAAGCCTGTGTACCTGCTCCCGGAAGATCGGGTGACCACGGTGCGCACGATGCACGGTAATCAGGGTTCATGTCCAACCGGGACCCGGTTTCTCGCCCGTTCCAGCCAGCCCTGCAAACGGCACTACTCTGTAGCCGGCTGCTTCATGACACACCTGACCGAACGGTGTGGGAGCCTGAAAGTAGCCAAAATCAAACGCAATTTTGGCGGTATCAAAAACGAGTTTCGCCTCGGTGCAGCCGTACATACGTTTACAGTCAGCCATTTCCTGAAAGACTGGATGGTTAGGACGGGTTTCGATGAATCCATGCTGCACGTACTCAACTCGCCTGCACCAGATAGGCCGGCGCCGACGCAGGACATTCCAAATTCCGATAAACCTCGCTTTGCCTTTCTTGGCAGACTCGTGCCGCAGAAAGGGGTGCCCTGGTTGCTGCGCGCGCTGAAGCTGGTCAAATCGGACATCCACGTCGACATTGCCGGCGATGGACCGTTGCATGCAGAACTCGAAGCATATTGCAAGCGCAACGACTTACAAGATATTGTGACCTTTCATGGCTGGGTGGATCAGCAACAAGTCAGACAAATCATGGCTGACGCCCGCGGTATTGTTTTTCCTTCCGTTTGGGAGGAGCCGGCCGGCCTGATTACCCTGGAGGCAGCAGCAGCAGGACGCCCCGTCATCGCTTCCAAAGCTGGTGGGATCCCCGAATATGCCCTGGATGAGTTCTCTCTGCTTGTATCGCCCAACAACGATCAGCAGCTTGCAGAAGCCATCGATCGGCTTGCTGGAGACCATGACCTGGCTGTACGCATGGGTGCATGCGGACTCCGGAATGCCAAAGATCGATATTCTATGTCGCGTTGTTTTGCTTCTCAAAAAAACGATGTAGTAACACTTTTTCATCTAGTTTGTGTAGCTCGCATGCTGAAAAATTCGTGA
- a CDS encoding glycosyltransferase — protein sequence MRVIACRTAYGKGGLGQHFAQLVEESRASGELTAYYAHTHKAGDEKIARTVDFVRLRFLKKYTPLRFSPQWAAYVGERIFDKRIAAALDIKATCFMGFVGKSLFSFEKARALGYGTLELIAANSHVRNVQRMHAIAAKQHGVKDTWLNEALARKTMREYEMADYIYTHAAYTRQSLIDEGISPAKLRHTSLAVHPKFTPPARKPDDGIFRVVYAGRVDATKGIPLLIKAFKALSNQRAELTLVGGCATRKMKTWFGRLIGGDKRIKFAPGDPLKPFQEADVYVHPSYEDGFAYAPMEALACGVPAIVTEDTGMKEYIVPGENGYIVPTGDWKAILERMEQVRKYPLASVAPLVSEPLIKS from the coding sequence ATGAGAGTTATAGCTTGTAGAACAGCTTATGGAAAGGGAGGGCTGGGACAACACTTTGCCCAGTTGGTTGAAGAGTCGCGTGCAAGCGGCGAGCTAACGGCGTATTATGCCCATACACACAAAGCCGGCGATGAAAAAATTGCCCGCACCGTCGATTTTGTCCGCCTTAGATTTCTGAAAAAATACACCCCGCTACGGTTTAGTCCGCAGTGGGCAGCTTATGTTGGGGAACGCATTTTCGACAAACGCATTGCCGCTGCGCTCGATATCAAAGCAACCTGTTTTATGGGCTTTGTAGGCAAGTCGCTGTTCAGTTTTGAAAAGGCACGCGCTCTGGGTTATGGGACGCTCGAACTGATTGCAGCAAACAGCCATGTCCGCAATGTGCAGCGGATGCATGCCATTGCCGCAAAGCAGCATGGTGTAAAAGATACGTGGCTTAATGAAGCGCTCGCCCGCAAAACAATGCGGGAATACGAGATGGCGGATTACATCTACACGCACGCAGCATACACCCGGCAGTCGTTAATAGACGAAGGCATCTCGCCGGCCAAGCTCAGGCATACATCGCTTGCCGTTCACCCTAAATTTACCCCGCCGGCGCGCAAGCCCGATGATGGCATTTTTCGGGTTGTTTATGCGGGACGGGTTGATGCTACAAAAGGGATTCCACTGTTAATCAAAGCATTCAAAGCACTCTCCAATCAGCGGGCAGAACTGACGCTGGTTGGTGGATGCGCTACGCGCAAAATGAAAACCTGGTTTGGCCGCCTCATTGGTGGGGACAAACGCATCAAGTTTGCACCGGGTGATCCGCTTAAACCATTTCAGGAAGCAGATGTCTATGTGCATCCCAGTTATGAAGATGGATTTGCATACGCGCCGATGGAGGCATTGGCCTGTGGCGTGCCGGCTATTGTAACAGAAGACACCGGGATGAAAGAATACATCGTACCCGGCGAGAACGGTTACATCGTACCCACGGGAGACTGGAAAGCGATCCTGGAGCGCATGGAGCAAGTCAGGAAGTACCCGTTGGCCAGCGTGGCACCGCTGGTCTCCGAACCGCTGATCAAAAGTTAA
- a CDS encoding sulfotransferase, with amino-acid sequence MESPIFIVGANRSGTTLLRLILNAHPHVAIPEEIIYFGSFMAGVPIEQWRAPGLSHDAYTRFVTDFVDNKCSVLEGIDRTALKTTILAADQQNFCLPYKMVLEHWASGQAKKRWGEKTPGNLFYADILLAMFPDARFIHLVRDPRAGVSSMMKTTFFPDDITFNAMSRRKFMQKGRAILEDAVPASQRMLLRYEDIVTAPEATVRSICTFIGEAFEPAMLSFYKDASRYMKAEAASSFNKAATRPISADMLDKWKKNLADHDVAMIETICKKEMQEFGYDFSGNGLSVAQRVELFAKEWYWQMQERKHHKVRHFTVKSKIFARFFNRMTLGRRRRTQPLRQSG; translated from the coding sequence GCCAATCGTTCCGGGACCACTTTGTTGCGGCTGATTCTGAATGCCCATCCCCATGTTGCAATCCCGGAAGAAATTATCTACTTCGGCTCCTTTATGGCTGGCGTACCCATTGAGCAATGGCGTGCCCCGGGCTTGTCGCATGACGCTTACACGCGGTTTGTTACAGATTTTGTGGACAACAAATGCAGTGTACTGGAAGGCATCGATCGTACGGCACTAAAAACAACAATTCTAGCAGCTGATCAGCAGAATTTCTGTTTGCCCTACAAAATGGTGCTGGAACATTGGGCCAGTGGGCAGGCGAAAAAACGCTGGGGCGAAAAAACACCTGGCAATTTGTTTTATGCAGATATCTTGCTGGCCATGTTTCCCGATGCCCGGTTTATTCACCTTGTCCGTGATCCGCGGGCCGGCGTCAGTTCGATGATGAAGACTACATTTTTTCCGGACGACATTACGTTTAATGCGATGAGCCGGCGAAAATTTATGCAAAAGGGGCGGGCTATCCTCGAAGACGCAGTACCAGCATCGCAGCGGATGCTGCTGCGCTACGAAGACATTGTCACCGCGCCTGAAGCAACTGTAAGGTCAATCTGCACATTTATTGGTGAAGCGTTTGAGCCGGCGATGTTGTCTTTTTACAAAGACGCAAGCCGGTATATGAAAGCAGAGGCCGCTTCTTCATTCAACAAGGCGGCTACCCGGCCGATTTCTGCAGACATGTTGGACAAGTGGAAAAAGAATCTTGCAGATCATGATGTAGCAATGATCGAAACCATCTGCAAAAAAGAGATGCAGGAATTTGGGTATGATTTTTCCGGTAACGGGTTATCGGTCGCACAGCGCGTAGAGTTGTTTGCCAAAGAATGGTACTGGCAAATGCAGGAGCGCAAGCATCACAAGGTGCGGCACTTTACGGTCAAATCCAAAATTTTTGCCCGTTTCTTCAATAGAATGACCCTTGGCCGGCGTAGACGAACACAGCCGCTGCGGCAGTCTGGCTGA